Proteins from one Sylvia atricapilla isolate bSylAtr1 chromosome 1, bSylAtr1.pri, whole genome shotgun sequence genomic window:
- the TRIP13 gene encoding pachytene checkpoint protein 2 homolog: protein MWACSSRWKSFLFGIAFPLGAEKMDDAAGDLKQALPNVCDSAQIHVEVHQKSGSVAKKEDIRMSVLKLLSRHNIVFGDYKWTEFDDAFLTNNVQSVSIVDTELKLKDRQPIDLSISSLSLHIFHLNEEGPTSENLEEENEDITAAHHWVLPSAEFHGLWESLIYDTEVKSNLLDYVTTTLLFSEKNVDSNLISWNRVVLLHGPPGTGKTSLCKALAQKLTIRLSYRYRYGQLIEINSHSLFSKWFSESGKLVTKMFQKIQELVEDKDALVFVLIDEVESLTAARSAFKAGTEPSDAIRVVNAVLTQIDQIKRYPNVVILTTSNITEKIDMAFVDRADIKQYIGPPSTAAIFRIYLSCLEELMKCQIIYPRQQLLTLRELEMIGFVENNVSRLSLVLKEISRKSEGLGGRVLRKLPFLAHALYIQSPSVTMTTFLQALSLAVDKQFEEKKNLANCV from the exons ATGTGGGCGTGTAGCAGTCGCTGGAAGTCGTTTCTCTTTGGTATCGCTTTTCCTCTAGGAGCGGAAAAGATGGATGACGCCGCTGGAGATTTGAAGCAAGCGCTCCCAAACGTCTGTGACAGCGCTCAGATCCATGTGGAAGTTCACCAGAAGTCGGGCAG TGTGGCCAAGAAAGAAGATATTAGGATGAGTGTCTTAAAGTTGTTGAGCAGACACAACATCGTGTTTGGTGATTACAAGTGGACGGAGTTTGACGACGCTTTCCTTACCAACAACGTTCAGTCTGTGTCCATTGTGGACACGGAGCTGAAACTCAAGGACAGACAG CCTATTGACCTGAGCATAAGCAGTCtttctcttcatatttttcatctgaatGAAGAAGGACCAACCTCTGAAAACCTGGAAGAGGAGAATGAGGATATCACTGCAGCTCACCACTGGGTGCTACCATCAG CTGAATTCCACGGCCTTTGGGAAAGTCTTATCTATGACACTGAAGTAAAATCAAAT TTACTCGATTATGTGACTAcaacattattattttctgagaaaaatgttGACAGCAACCTGATATCATGGAACAGAGTTGTTTTGCTGCATG GCCCTCCTGGAACTGGGAAAACTTCTCTCTGTAAAGCATTGGCTCAGAAGCTGACAATTCGACTGTCATACAG GTATAGGTATGGACAGTTAATTGAGATAAACAGCCATAGCCTTTTCTCTAAATGGTTTTCTGAG AGTGGGAAGCTTGTAACCAAGATGTTCCAGAAGATCCAAGAGTTAGTTGAAGACAAAGATGCTCTTGTATTTGTACTGATTGATGAG GTGGAAAGCCTCACAGCAGCCCGCAGTGCCTTCAAGGCAGGCACAGAGCCTTCAGATGCTATTCGTGTGGTCAATGCTGTACTGACACAAATAGATCAGATTAAAAG GTACCCCAATGTAGTTATCCTGACTACTTCAAATATTACAGAGAAAATTGACATGGCCTTTGTAGACAGGGCTGACATAAAACAATACATTGGACCTCCATCTACTGCAGCAATATTTAGAATATATCTTTCTTGCCTGGAAGAACTGATGAAG TGTCAAATAATATATCCTCGACAGCAGCTTCTGACACTCAGAGAGCTTGAGATGATCGGCTTTGTAGAAAATAATGTGTCAAGGTTAAGCCTTGTACTAAAGGAAATCTCAAG GAAAAGTGAAGGTCTTGGCGGCCGGGTCCTGAGAAAGCTTCCTTTCCTAGCACATGCACTTTATATTCAA tcCCCCAGTGTTACAATGACAACTTTTCTTCAGGCCCTTTCACTTGCAGTAGACAaacaatttgaagaaaaaaagaatcttgcAAACTGTGTGTGA
- the BRD9 gene encoding LOW QUALITY PROTEIN: bromodomain-containing protein 9 (The sequence of the model RefSeq protein was modified relative to this genomic sequence to represent the inferred CDS: inserted 1 base in 1 codon; substituted 1 base at 1 genomic stop codon) → MGKKHKKHKAEKTEWRSTSATAYSDYVDKPLEKPLKLVLKVGGSEVTELSGSGHDSSYYDDRSDHERERHKEKKKKKKKKSEKEKEKHLDDEERRKRKEEKKRKREKEQCDTEGETDDFDPGKKVEVEPPPDRPVRACRTQPAENESTPIQQLLEHFLRQLQRKDPHGFFAFPVTDAIAPGYSMIIKHPMDFGTMKEKIAANEYKSVTEFKADFKLMCDNAMTYNRPDTVYYKLAKKILHTGFKMMSKERLLALKRSMSFMQDMDFSQQAALLGDEDTAVEEPVPEVVPVQAETTKKSKKQNKEVIREKFLAKQMEEDNPGERNGFGVRRCSTQYLSCIFEPEGNACSLTDSTAEEHVLALVEHAADEARDRINRYLPNSKIGYLKKNGDGNFIVXCINSSDPEAEEEETHPVDLSSLSSKLLPGFTSLGFKDERRNKVTFLTSANTAPSLXNNSIFHDLKPDEMELLYSAYGDETGIQCALSLQEFVKDAGSYSKKIVDDLLDQITSGDHSKTIYQLKQRRNISVKPLDEVKVLPVLIKEEHKLRNTCLDSSKQIMVGESAGDSNSSDLDFLSMKPYSDVSLDISMLSSLGKVKKELDHDDSHLHLDETAKLLQDLHEAQADRVGSRPSSNLSSLSNTSERDQHHLGSPSHLSVGEQQDMVHDPYEFLQSPETSNATSN, encoded by the exons ATGGGGAAGAAGCACAAGAAGCACAAAGCCGAGAAGACAGAATGGCGCTCGACCTCTGCCACCGCCTATAGTG attatgtTGACAAGCCTTTGGAAAAACCCTTAAAGCTGGTTCTTAAGGTTGGAGGCAGTGAAGTCACTGAACTTTCTGGGTCAGGGCATGATTCTAGTTACTATGATGATAGATCAGATCATGAGCGAGAACGacataaagaaaagaagaaaaaaaagaagaagaagtcggagaaagaaaaagaaaagcatctaGATgatgaggaaagaagaaagagaaag gaagagaaaaagaggaaaagggagaaggaacaGTGTGACACTGAAGGAGAAACTGATGACTTTGATCCTGGAAAAAAGGTGGAGGTTGAACCTCCTCCAGATCGTCCTGTCAGAGCATGCAGAACTCAGCCGG ctgaaaatgaGAGCACACCGATCCAGCAATTACTGGAGCACTTCCTTCGCCAGCTTCAAAG gaaagaTCCCCatggattttttgcttttccagtcaCGGATGCCATTGCTCCTGGATATTCCATGATAATAAAACACCCTATGGATTTTGGTAcgatgaaagaaaaaattgcagcAAATGAATACAAATCAGTCACTGAATTCAAG GCAGATTTTAAACTGATGTGTGATAATGCAATGACTTACAACAGACCAGATACTGTTTACTACAAGCTAGCCAAGAAGATACTGCACACAGGCTTTAAGATGATGAGCAAA GAACGGCTGTTAGCTTTGAAGCGCAGCATGTCGTTTATGCAGGACATGGATTTTTCTCAGCAGGCTGCTCTTTTGGGCGACGAAGACACAGCAGTTGAAGAACCTGTTCCTGAAGTTGTTCCTGTACAAGCAGAGACTACCAAGAAatccaaaaagcaaaataaagaagttaTTAG AGAGAAATTCTTAGCTAAGCAAATGGAAGAAGATAACccaggagagagaaatggaTTTGGTGTGAGGAGATGCTCTACCCAGTACCTAAG CTGCATTTTTGAACCTGAGGGGAATGCGTGCAGCCTGACAGACAGCACTGCTGAAGAACATGTCCTGGCCCTAGTGGAACATGCAGCAGATGAAGCTCGGGATAGGATCAATCGATATCTACCCAATAGCAAG ATTggttatctgaaaaaaaatggagatggGAACTTTATTGTTTAGTGTATAAATTCATCTGATCCAGAAGCCGAAG AA GAAGAAACTCACCCAGTGGATCTGAGTTCACTGTCAAGCAAATTATTACCTGGCTTTACTTCACTGGGCTTCAAAGATGAACGAAGAAATAAAG TAACCTTTCTTACCAGTGCCAATACAGCACCTTCCT CAAACAACTCTATATTTCATGATTTGAAACCAGATGAGATGGAACTCCTATACTCAGCATATGGTGATGAAACTGGGATCCAATGTGCCTTAAG CTTACAAGAGTTTGTGAAGGATGCTGGAAGTTATAGCAAGAAAATAGTTGATGATCTTCTGGACCAGATCACTAGTGGCGACCATTCCAAAACTATTTATCAGCTAAAGCAG aggCGAAACATATCGGTAAAACCACTGGATGAAGTTAAA GTTCTGCCAGTTCTTATAAAAGAAGAACACAAGTTGCGTAACACCTGCCTGGATTCTTCCAAACAGATTATG GTTGGAGAATCTGCTGGAGACAGTAACAGTTCTGACTTGGACTTTCTCTCCATGAAGCCGTATTCAGATGTATCTCTTGATATTTCTATGCTCAGTTCATTAG GCAAAGTGAAGAAGGAGCTTGATCATGATGATAGCCATCTACATCTGGATGAAACAGCTAAACTGCTTCAGGACCTTCATGAAGCTCAGGCTGACAGGGTGGGATCCCGGCCATCATCCAATTTGAGTTCTCTCTCCAATACCTCTGAAAGAGACCAACATCATCTTG